One Hydrogenophaga crassostreae genomic region harbors:
- a CDS encoding (2Fe-2S)-binding protein produces the protein MTVNVNGKAEEKAVEPRTLLIHFLREELNLTGAHIGCETSHCGACTVDIDGQSVKSCTHLAVQCDGGEVLTVEGLANKGVLHAVQEGFYKEHGLQCGFCTPGMLMRAYRFLQENPNPSEEEIRHGMAGNLCRCTGYQNIVKAVQYAAKKLQEPVAA, from the coding sequence ATCACCGTCAACGTCAACGGCAAAGCCGAAGAAAAAGCGGTCGAGCCGCGCACCCTGCTGATCCACTTCCTGCGCGAAGAGCTCAACCTCACCGGCGCCCACATCGGTTGTGAAACCAGCCACTGCGGCGCCTGCACGGTGGATATCGATGGTCAGTCCGTCAAGTCCTGCACCCACCTGGCGGTGCAGTGCGATGGCGGCGAAGTGCTCACCGTCGAAGGCCTGGCCAACAAGGGCGTGCTGCACGCCGTTCAGGAAGGTTTCTACAAGGAGCACGGTCTGCAATGCGGCTTCTGCACCCCCGGCATGCTGATGCGCGCCTACCGCTTCCTGCAGGAGAACCCCAACCCCAGCGAAGAGGAAATTCGCCACGGCATGGCCGGCAACCTGTGCCGCTGCACGGGCTACCAGAACATCGTCAAGGCCGTGCAGTACGCGGCCAAGAAGTTGCAAGAACCTGTCGCGGCCTGA
- a CDS encoding FAD binding domain-containing protein produces the protein MIPPRFEYHSPRSLSEAVALLGKLGSEAKLLAGGHSLLPMMKLRFAQPEHLIDINRIPELRGIREDGGTVVIGAMTSESELINSPIVQARLPLLAEAAKMIADPQVRNRGTIGGDIAHGDPGNDHPALSIAIEASFVLEGPKGRRTVAADGFFLGTYMTLLQEDEVMCEIHAPAFVQGTGWAYEKLKRKTGDWATAGCAVVMRKSGDAVSHVRIALTNVAPSALRVEAAEAALLNQPFNAATVQAAADAAAAACDPAEDLRGTSNTKPPWLARWSNAPSTKHGHFALNPQETPHGKKTHHRQRQRQSRRKSGRAAHPADPLPARRAQPHRRPHRL, from the coding sequence ATGATTCCACCGCGTTTCGAGTACCACTCTCCCCGCTCCCTGAGCGAGGCCGTCGCCCTGCTGGGCAAGCTGGGGTCGGAGGCGAAACTGCTGGCCGGCGGCCACAGTTTGCTGCCCATGATGAAGCTGCGTTTCGCCCAGCCCGAACATCTGATAGACATCAACCGCATTCCCGAACTGCGCGGCATCCGGGAAGACGGCGGCACCGTCGTGATCGGCGCCATGACGTCCGAAAGCGAACTGATCAATTCACCCATCGTGCAGGCCAGGCTGCCGCTTCTGGCCGAGGCAGCCAAGATGATTGCCGACCCCCAGGTGCGCAACCGCGGCACCATTGGTGGCGATATTGCCCACGGCGACCCGGGCAACGATCACCCGGCATTGTCCATCGCCATAGAGGCTTCATTCGTTTTGGAAGGCCCGAAAGGGCGCCGCACCGTGGCGGCCGATGGCTTCTTCCTCGGCACCTATATGACCTTGCTCCAGGAAGACGAAGTCATGTGCGAAATCCATGCCCCCGCTTTCGTGCAGGGCACGGGCTGGGCCTACGAAAAGCTCAAGCGCAAGACCGGCGACTGGGCCACGGCCGGCTGCGCCGTGGTGATGCGCAAGAGCGGCGACGCCGTGAGCCATGTGCGCATCGCGCTGACCAACGTGGCGCCGTCCGCGCTGCGCGTGGAAGCTGCCGAAGCCGCCCTGCTCAACCAGCCGTTCAATGCCGCCACGGTGCAGGCCGCGGCCGACGCAGCCGCCGCTGCCTGCGACCCTGCTGAAGACCTTCGGGGGACATCGAATACAAAACCGCCATGGCTGGCGAGATGGTCAAACGCGCCCTCAACAAAGCATGGGCACTTTGCTCTTAACCCGCAGGAGACACCCCATGGCAAAAAAACTCATCACCGTCAACGTCAACGGCAAAGCCGAAGAAAAAGCGGTCGAGCCGCGCACCCTGCTGATCCACTTCCTGCGCGAAGAGCTCAACCTCACCGGCGCCCACATCGGTTGTGA
- a CDS encoding LytTR family transcriptional regulator has product MEAEVANKSPLYLLEKFEVGVIHLDAKRTVLAMNDFARKVLPVGEKQPFDKLVSSFHPARSKPKVDFLLDQASSCPMVSAVPMTMIINIPEQVLLIKVTRLADHMGKTTGFVLVFYDVTQVVSQEVAASEPPSTSVRLTRIPMVANHKVAFVDTQDVLCLESQAHSTRILTRDGFHFCNLSIGDLESRLDPEQFMRIHRCFIVNLQGVAELGREGSKTHVVLKGKNKEPVPVARGDVLRLRKALGLLSRH; this is encoded by the coding sequence ATGGAAGCCGAGGTCGCGAACAAATCGCCACTGTATTTGCTGGAGAAATTCGAGGTCGGTGTGATTCACCTGGACGCCAAGCGCACCGTCTTGGCGATGAATGACTTTGCCCGAAAGGTATTGCCCGTGGGTGAGAAACAACCTTTCGACAAACTGGTCAGCTCGTTTCACCCCGCGCGCTCAAAGCCCAAGGTCGATTTTCTGCTCGACCAGGCATCCAGCTGTCCCATGGTCAGCGCCGTACCCATGACGATGATCATCAACATCCCTGAACAAGTGCTGCTGATCAAGGTGACCCGTCTCGCTGACCACATGGGAAAAACCACCGGCTTTGTGCTGGTTTTCTACGACGTGACCCAGGTGGTCAGTCAGGAAGTCGCCGCTTCCGAGCCCCCATCGACCAGCGTCCGATTGACACGCATTCCCATGGTCGCCAACCACAAGGTGGCTTTCGTTGACACGCAGGATGTGTTGTGTCTTGAGTCTCAGGCCCACTCAACCCGCATCCTCACGCGCGACGGATTTCATTTTTGCAATCTGAGCATTGGCGACCTGGAATCGCGCCTGGATCCGGAGCAGTTCATGCGGATTCACCGGTGTTTTATCGTCAACCTGCAGGGCGTGGCCGAGCTGGGCCGCGAAGGCAGCAAGACACACGTGGTACTCAAAGGCAAGAACAAGGAGCCTGTTCCTGTCGCGCGAGGGGATGTGCTGCGCCTGCGCAAGGCATTGGGCCTGTTGAGCAGGCATTGA
- a CDS encoding B12-binding domain-containing radical SAM protein — protein MTQLNTPYPSTAYLTGFLRSRGIDAVQADLALALVLRLFTPQGLDEVHACAKARPEADRSGSVHAFMDQFAAYRATIGPVIRFLQGSDSTLAHRIAARGLLPEGPRFAALDVYDDVELGEEGGGDPLAWAFGALGVQDKARHLATLFLNDLADVLRDAVDERFEFVRYAESLASSQPSFDPLATALAAPTTLIDDLLTELTLAEVARHQPTLVLLSVPFPGSVYAALRMGQAIKAAHPKVKIALGGGYVNTELRELKDPRVFDFVDFVTLDSGERPVLSLIEHLNGQRGPQRLQRCFIRNSEGQVQYINLAEPDIPFEDVGTPTWDGLPLHSYLSLLDMLNPMHRLWSDGRWNKLTVAHGCYWKKCSFCDVSLDYIGRYETATAVKLADRIQQIVEETGQTGFHFVDEAAPPKALKALAQELIRRDLHISWWGNIRFEKTFTPELAELLAQSGCIAMSGGLEVASDRLLTLMKKGVSVEQVARVTKGFSDAGILVHAYLMYGFPTQTVQDTVDALEYVRQLFENGCIQSGFFHRFSCTVHSPVGMDPAAYGIELIPLPPVTFAKNDIGFTDPTGVDHDALGAGLRKAIYNYMHGLCVEDDVRRWFEHMPMQVPRSTVKRGRLGKALAQHA, from the coding sequence ATGACGCAGCTCAACACGCCCTACCCCTCCACCGCCTACCTCACCGGCTTCCTGCGTTCGCGCGGAATCGACGCCGTGCAGGCCGATCTGGCGCTGGCGCTGGTGTTGCGGTTGTTCACGCCCCAGGGGCTGGACGAAGTGCATGCCTGTGCAAAAGCCCGGCCCGAGGCCGACCGCTCGGGCAGCGTGCATGCGTTCATGGACCAGTTCGCCGCTTACCGCGCCACCATTGGCCCGGTGATCCGCTTCCTGCAAGGCAGCGACTCCACGCTGGCCCACCGCATCGCCGCGCGCGGCCTGCTGCCCGAAGGCCCGCGCTTTGCCGCGCTCGATGTGTACGACGACGTGGAACTGGGCGAAGAAGGCGGCGGCGACCCGCTGGCCTGGGCCTTCGGCGCCCTGGGTGTGCAAGACAAAGCCCGCCACCTCGCCACGCTGTTCCTCAACGACCTGGCCGATGTTTTGCGCGATGCGGTCGACGAGCGCTTCGAGTTCGTGCGCTACGCCGAATCACTCGCCAGCAGCCAGCCCAGCTTCGACCCGCTCGCCACCGCGCTCGCCGCGCCCACCACGCTGATCGACGACCTGCTGACCGAGCTCACGCTGGCCGAGGTGGCCAGGCACCAACCTACGCTGGTGCTGCTGTCGGTGCCCTTCCCCGGCTCGGTCTATGCCGCCCTGCGCATGGGGCAAGCCATCAAGGCGGCGCACCCCAAGGTCAAGATTGCGCTCGGCGGTGGCTATGTGAACACCGAGCTGCGCGAACTCAAAGACCCGCGCGTGTTTGACTTCGTCGATTTCGTGACGCTCGATTCCGGCGAGCGCCCGGTGCTCTCTTTGATCGAACACCTGAATGGCCAACGCGGCCCGCAGCGCCTGCAGCGTTGCTTCATCCGCAACAGCGAAGGCCAGGTGCAATACATCAACCTCGCCGAGCCCGACATCCCCTTTGAAGACGTGGGCACCCCCACCTGGGATGGTTTGCCGCTGCACAGCTACCTGAGCCTGCTCGACATGCTCAACCCCATGCACCGCCTGTGGAGCGACGGCCGCTGGAACAAGCTCACCGTGGCCCACGGCTGCTACTGGAAAAAATGCAGCTTCTGCGATGTGAGCCTGGACTACATCGGCCGGTACGAGACCGCCACTGCGGTGAAGCTGGCCGACCGCATCCAGCAGATCGTCGAAGAAACCGGCCAGACCGGCTTTCACTTCGTGGACGAAGCCGCGCCCCCCAAAGCCCTCAAGGCCCTGGCGCAAGAACTCATCCGGCGCGACCTCCACATCAGCTGGTGGGGCAACATCCGGTTTGAAAAGACCTTCACACCCGAGCTGGCCGAGTTGCTGGCCCAGAGCGGCTGCATTGCCATGAGCGGCGGCCTGGAAGTGGCCAGCGACCGGCTGCTGACACTGATGAAAAAAGGCGTGAGCGTGGAGCAGGTGGCGCGGGTCACCAAAGGTTTCTCGGACGCCGGCATCCTGGTGCACGCTTACCTGATGTACGGCTTTCCCACACAGACCGTGCAAGACACCGTGGACGCGCTGGAGTACGTGCGCCAGTTGTTTGAAAACGGTTGCATCCAGAGCGGTTTCTTTCACCGCTTCAGCTGCACCGTGCACTCCCCCGTGGGCATGGACCCGGCCGCTTACGGCATCGAGCTGATTCCGCTGCCGCCTGTGACTTTTGCCAAAAACGACATCGGCTTCACCGACCCCACCGGCGTCGACCACGACGCCCTGGGCGCCGGCCTGCGAAAGGCCATCTACAACTACATGCATGGCCTGTGTGTGGAAGACGATGTGCGGCGGTGGTTTGAGCACATGCCCATGCAAGTGCCAAGATCCACGGTCAAGCGCGGACGGCTTGGCAAGGCGCTGGCTCAGCACGCCTGA
- a CDS encoding ATP-binding protein yields MDRRTQSRLDGVRKANGTFAPLAIKEVSQWMFLMNKFDSSAQLRLRVEAALKAMDAETPEAGNAVSIKALLIDLAVHQIELDRQNHELLRSQEALTARHAFLYDMAPLGYCTVNAAGLVLECNAMAASILGLERSLLLNRPFSQFIVGEDEGAFLQLTQSVLQEAGVESPQVVHSEATGCELRMMHKSGSPFVVQLRMAVAVGSNSEWALQLTLIPAEAPANPARIELGDLGIASRKPGYRWDAASHEQVVHEVPESDAMVRRVVDGFGPNVFVGLLTPDGRVLMVNQSAMAVGHVRWSEVANQPIELAPWFRHSELTKQQMRQAVKLASQGIPSRFDMQICGEDERTLTWVDFSLQPVLDGSGQVSHLVPSALVVQDRRQAEEKLLESEMRLAGIVDMALDAIITVDATQKIVVFNPAAEAIFRLSRSEALGLPLERFIPDRFRVDHRRHMAGFAGDKARAKPTMGGRPVMGVRADGQEFPLEASISHGKVGDAQLFTVVLRDITERLRTEQEKSAIEEQLRQSQKIEAIGTLAGGIAHDFNNALAVIQGNTQLALEDVGANELAQQSLAEIQKASTRARNLVQQILSFSRRQATQYVPIDLAPVVRESVRLLSAALPARLSIFVDCDPDVPAVMADAGQIEQILINLSTNALQAIGEQKGRIEIRLDCVELDASYAKRHPSLLALHAKRPGRTVRLAVSDTGPGMDAATKDRIFEPFFTTKPVGSGTGLGLSVVHGITQSHGGTIEVASQLGQGTVFTLYLPMALKQPAQVEEQEEAKAPVSAGGANKRVLYIDDEESLVVLAKRLLEPHGYRVTGYSDPLQALEVLRADPQAFDVVITDYNMPSMSGLDVAREVREIRKNLPVAIASGFADETLQLQYAEAGVQEIVSKLGAMEGLRAVIERAVKGGRPL; encoded by the coding sequence ATGGACAGGCGAACCCAGTCTAGGCTCGATGGAGTCAGGAAAGCAAACGGGACTTTCGCCCCCCTCGCCATCAAAGAAGTCAGCCAATGGATGTTTTTAATGAACAAATTTGATTCTTCTGCCCAGCTTCGTCTGCGGGTGGAGGCTGCGTTGAAAGCCATGGACGCAGAGACGCCAGAGGCAGGGAATGCCGTGTCGATCAAGGCATTGCTAATTGATTTGGCTGTTCACCAGATCGAACTTGATCGGCAGAATCATGAACTGCTCCGATCACAAGAAGCTTTGACAGCCCGGCATGCCTTTTTGTATGACATGGCGCCCCTAGGCTATTGCACAGTCAATGCGGCAGGGCTTGTTCTGGAATGCAATGCCATGGCGGCCTCCATACTGGGACTGGAGCGCAGCTTGCTTCTCAATAGACCGTTTTCCCAGTTCATCGTCGGCGAAGACGAGGGTGCGTTCCTCCAATTGACTCAATCGGTGTTGCAGGAAGCTGGTGTTGAAAGCCCGCAGGTGGTTCATTCGGAGGCGACTGGTTGTGAGTTGAGAATGATGCACAAAAGCGGTTCGCCGTTTGTGGTGCAGTTGAGGATGGCGGTCGCTGTGGGTTCAAATAGCGAGTGGGCTTTGCAACTCACACTGATCCCAGCCGAAGCACCTGCGAACCCAGCCAGGATTGAGCTTGGCGATCTGGGTATCGCCTCGAGAAAGCCTGGCTACCGTTGGGATGCCGCCAGTCACGAACAGGTGGTGCATGAAGTTCCTGAGAGCGATGCGATGGTGCGCCGGGTGGTGGACGGGTTTGGGCCCAACGTGTTTGTTGGCTTGCTGACCCCCGATGGGCGGGTGCTCATGGTCAATCAATCTGCCATGGCGGTAGGGCATGTGCGCTGGAGTGAGGTGGCCAATCAGCCAATCGAACTGGCTCCCTGGTTCAGGCACTCCGAACTGACGAAACAGCAGATGCGGCAAGCGGTGAAACTTGCCTCCCAGGGCATACCGAGCCGGTTTGACATGCAGATTTGCGGGGAGGACGAACGAACCCTCACCTGGGTCGACTTCTCTTTGCAACCCGTTCTGGATGGGTCGGGTCAGGTGAGCCATCTGGTGCCCAGTGCCTTGGTGGTCCAGGACCGCAGGCAGGCTGAGGAGAAACTGCTGGAAAGCGAAATGCGTTTGGCGGGCATTGTTGACATGGCGCTGGACGCCATCATCACCGTGGATGCCACGCAGAAAATTGTCGTTTTTAACCCGGCGGCCGAGGCGATCTTCCGATTGTCGCGGAGCGAGGCCTTGGGCCTGCCACTGGAGCGCTTCATTCCCGACCGGTTTCGCGTCGATCACCGCCGGCACATGGCCGGTTTTGCGGGTGACAAGGCCCGGGCAAAGCCCACGATGGGGGGCCGCCCGGTCATGGGCGTTCGGGCAGATGGCCAGGAGTTTCCCCTCGAGGCCTCGATCTCGCATGGCAAGGTGGGCGACGCACAGTTGTTCACGGTGGTCTTGCGCGACATCACCGAACGCCTCCGGACAGAGCAGGAAAAGTCAGCGATCGAAGAGCAGTTGCGCCAATCCCAAAAGATTGAAGCCATCGGTACGCTGGCGGGAGGCATCGCACACGATTTCAACAACGCGCTCGCTGTGATTCAGGGCAACACGCAACTCGCGCTGGAGGACGTTGGCGCCAATGAGCTGGCCCAACAAAGTCTGGCGGAGATTCAAAAGGCGAGCACCCGGGCGCGCAATCTGGTGCAGCAGATTCTGTCTTTCAGCCGCCGCCAGGCGACCCAGTATGTGCCGATCGATTTGGCACCGGTGGTTCGGGAGAGCGTTCGGCTGCTTTCGGCGGCGCTGCCAGCGCGCCTGTCGATTTTTGTGGACTGCGATCCCGATGTGCCGGCTGTGATGGCCGATGCCGGGCAGATCGAGCAGATCCTGATCAACCTGAGCACCAATGCGCTGCAGGCTATCGGTGAACAAAAAGGGCGCATTGAAATTCGCCTTGACTGCGTGGAGCTCGATGCCTCGTATGCCAAGCGCCATCCGTCTCTGCTGGCCCTGCACGCCAAGCGCCCTGGACGTACCGTTCGGCTCGCGGTGTCCGACACGGGACCTGGCATGGATGCCGCCACGAAAGATCGGATTTTCGAGCCTTTCTTCACCACCAAGCCTGTCGGCAGTGGCACGGGTTTGGGGCTTTCCGTGGTGCACGGCATCACTCAGTCGCACGGCGGCACCATCGAGGTTGCAAGCCAGCTCGGTCAGGGCACGGTGTTTACGCTTTACCTGCCAATGGCCCTGAAACAACCGGCGCAGGTGGAGGAGCAAGAGGAGGCGAAGGCACCTGTGTCAGCGGGAGGCGCCAACAAGAGGGTGCTCTATATCGATGACGAGGAATCCTTGGTGGTTCTGGCCAAGCGCTTGCTGGAGCCGCACGGTTATCGGGTCACCGGTTACTCCGACCCCCTTCAGGCCCTCGAGGTGCTTCGCGCTGATCCGCAGGCATTTGACGTGGTCATCACGGACTACAACATGCCAAGCATGTCTGGACTCGATGTGGCGCGCGAGGTGCGCGAGATCCGAAAGAACCTGCCGGTGGCGATCGCTTCAGGCTTCGCCGACGAGACTTTGCAGTTGCAGTACGCTGAGGCCGGAGTGCAGGAAATTGTTTCCAAGCTGGGCGCGATGGAGGGCCTCCGGGCGGTCATCGAACGGGCAGTGAAGGGCGGTCGGCCCCTCTGA
- a CDS encoding L-serine ammonia-lyase → MAISSFDLFKIGIGPSSSHTVGPMRAARLFVGGLQASGQLDQTARVVCSLYGSLGATGKGHGSDTAVMLGLAGHEPDTVDVGLVPALLARVRETSRILLAGTHDIAFKDRDDLLFFRRETLPFHTNGLRLQAFDATGAELVNRVFYSVGGGFVVSEEVAADGSKMKAIAPDATVLPLPFRSGEDLLVLTRQHRCSIADVMRTNERHWRTDEEIDSGLLNIWRVMQECVVRGCNTPGILPGGFKVKRRAPQLYADLCSHPEAALRDPLQVLDWVNLYALAVNEENAAGGRVVTAPTNGAAGIVPAVLHYYTRFVPGASNKGVIDFLLTAAAIGILYKENASISGAEVGCQGEVGVACSMAAGALCAVMGGTPEQAENAAEIGMEHHLGMTCDPVGGLVQIPCIERNAIASVKAINAARMALRGDGVHHVSLDKVIKTMRETGADMKTKYKETARGGLAVNIVEC, encoded by the coding sequence CGATCAAACAGCGCGTGTGGTGTGTTCGCTGTACGGATCCCTGGGTGCCACCGGCAAAGGACACGGATCAGACACGGCCGTGATGCTGGGCTTGGCAGGGCACGAGCCCGACACGGTGGATGTCGGCCTCGTGCCCGCCTTGCTGGCCCGGGTGCGCGAGACCAGCCGCATCCTGCTCGCAGGCACGCACGACATCGCCTTCAAAGATCGGGACGACCTGCTGTTTTTCCGCCGCGAAACCCTGCCCTTCCACACCAACGGCCTGCGCCTGCAAGCCTTTGATGCGACCGGGGCGGAACTGGTGAACCGGGTGTTTTACTCGGTGGGCGGCGGGTTCGTGGTGAGCGAAGAGGTCGCGGCCGACGGCAGCAAGATGAAAGCCATCGCGCCCGACGCCACCGTCTTGCCTCTGCCCTTTCGCAGCGGCGAAGACCTGCTGGTGCTCACCCGGCAACACCGATGCAGCATCGCCGATGTGATGCGCACCAATGAGCGCCATTGGCGCACCGACGAAGAGATCGACAGCGGTTTGCTCAACATCTGGCGCGTGATGCAGGAATGTGTGGTCCGGGGCTGCAACACGCCCGGTATTCTGCCCGGTGGCTTCAAAGTCAAGCGCCGTGCGCCCCAGCTGTACGCCGATTTGTGCAGCCACCCGGAAGCGGCTTTGCGCGATCCCTTGCAGGTGCTCGACTGGGTCAACCTCTATGCGCTGGCCGTCAACGAAGAGAATGCTGCGGGTGGCCGCGTGGTCACCGCGCCCACCAACGGCGCCGCCGGCATCGTGCCCGCTGTCTTGCATTACTACACGCGCTTCGTGCCTGGTGCCAGCAACAAGGGCGTGATCGACTTTCTGCTCACCGCTGCGGCCATTGGCATTCTGTACAAAGAAAACGCCAGCATCAGCGGCGCTGAAGTGGGTTGCCAGGGCGAAGTGGGCGTGGCCTGCTCCATGGCAGCGGGCGCGCTCTGCGCCGTGATGGGTGGCACGCCAGAACAGGCCGAAAACGCCGCCGAAATCGGCATGGAGCACCACCTCGGCATGACTTGCGATCCAGTGGGCGGCCTGGTGCAAATTCCCTGCATCGAGCGCAACGCCATCGCCTCGGTCAAGGCCATCAACGCCGCCCGCATGGCTCTGCGCGGCGACGGCGTCCACCATGTCAGCCTCGACAAAGTCATCAAGACCATGCGCGAGACCGGCGCCGACATGAAGACCAAATACAAGGAAACCGCACGCGGTGGTCTGGCCGTCAACATCGTGGAGTGCTGA